The Cucumis melo cultivar AY chromosome 9, USDA_Cmelo_AY_1.0, whole genome shotgun sequence genome includes the window AGGCGGCAACAACCCTCAAGGCGGCAGAGCATGTGGGCAGGCAGTGGACTGTAAGAGTTTTAGGTTTTTTaggtttgaaaaaaaattagggtttttttaggCTTTCAAGAACCATCTCTGATATCATGCCAAAGAATATAATTTTTTGTATATTTCACAAAGAGAGAAGGGTTTTCTTAAATAGAAAAACAACCcattacaaataagaaaaaaataattttggcaaatataatacaatcgatacaataaaatataatacaaaaatggaaataaTCAATTGAAAGCTTGTAAAATTTATGGATTACCTTATGTAACTGCATCAGTTGATGTTCTAAACCAGGAAAATCTGATTCAGGATGATGATCATCATGTGCAAGCgagttttcatttttcaatCTTTCCAACTGCCAACAGAATACAAGAGATGAATATACCAATATATGAAAATGAACACCAACATTCTTTCTCTAATATAGCTTACTAACCTCTTCATTTAGGTGGTCCATGCTAAATTTCAGGCTTTGAGCTCTGAAGTTATCATTCACCAGAGCCAAATGCTTTGTCTCATCATGCAGCAAATCCTCTTGATTCCCAGGAGAGATATCTTGAAGTCCGTTGAGACTTCTTGACATCAAAACATCCTGTCATTGACATTAACATGAGGGTGATGGTAAGAGTTGCATAATACAGAGCAAAACAAAGTTTATGTcaagaaacaaaacaaagtaAGCCCAATTAGACAATGACACCATATACCTGCTCAGGTTGCCCTTGACCATTAAGGAAAGCATGTGAATTATTGGTCGCATCAGTAGAAATTGATATTGTGCATTCAACTTCTTCACAAGGAGCTGTATTATCTTTATCTGAGGACTTAGACGTGTGATCTTCTGTGCATTTTCCATCACTTCCTTCCTTCTGCATGCTCGTCTGAGATTTGTAACTCTCCAGAAAATCTTTCATTAGGTTCAGTtccattgaaaattttaatttgtcaTCATTGCATTTCTTTAACAACGCTTCAAGCTCTTGTTTTTCTTCCTTGCAGCATTCAAGGCTGATAGAAGAGCATTCTTTTTCAGCCTTCACCAAATCATATGCCTTCATTATTTCACGCTTTTCAGCAAGAGCTGCATTCAAGTTACCTTCCACCTCCACGATCTTCATTCCCAGctcttcatttctttttatgtgAGTCACTTCGgattttttcctattttcaaCTTCATTGATTGCATCTTGTAATTTCCACAACATTTCTTCACTGTGTTTCTTGGACACAGATAGCTGATGCTTCAATTCCTGCAACTTTGTTTCGTATTGTTCTTTTATAAATGCAATTCTGAGAGACTCTTGCATGGCATTGGATggcccttcattttctttcttttcacgAAGTTGGAGGCACTCTGCCTCAGCCTTGTCTTTTAGATCCTTCAAGTGAATAGACAAGTTTTTGAATTCTTCCGTTTTCAAGATTTGTTCAGACAGCCTCTGGGTTAGATCATTACACTTATTTTGCAAGATGACCATCTCATCGCTTATACCTTGGAGCGAGATCACATGAGCATGCTGTTCATCCAACTTTGACCGGACAACCAACAAACTTACTTCCAGTTCTTCCTTACAAAGCAACAAATCATCAATCTCTGTTTCACAAGTCTTCAACATTTTCCCCAGTTTTTCATGCTCTTTAGCATGATGACTTCTATCAGCATCAGCTGCAACCTCCAAAAGTTTAGTCCTATTTTGCAATTCCTCAGACTGATTCGTCAGTTTTTCGTTTGCTTCAAGAAGCATCTTGTTTTCCGAAGCAAAGGCTTCTAACTCCACTTTCAGAGAGTTAAGATTCATCAACAATCTTGCACTCTCTTCAGCTTGGTGTGCTTCACTGACCATGCAATGATTAAGAGCAGTCTCTACATTGACATACTTTTCCTGGACGGCTATAAGGTCCCTTTCTGATAACATAAATTGCTGAACAAGAATTTCAAGCTGGTCATCATACTGAGATCTTGTGAAAACTAGGCTAATATCTGCAGCTATTGAAAATTCATGCATTTCACACAATTGACTTTCCAAACAAACCAAGGAAGAATTCTCTTGATCAAGATGCTTAAGAAGTTCTACAGACTGGAGTAAATCTTTGTCGACTCTTGATTTCTCTGACTCAAGCTCCAACACCAATTGCTTGAGACTTCCAACTTCTGCCTTCATTTGCTCAAAATCTAGCAACTTGTAACTCTTCTCATTTATTTGCGCATCAAgatctttaattattttctcTAAACTATCTCTAGAACTCTTCTCGATAATTAATTCATCAGACAATGATTGACATTTATCTTTTGAACAATCCAGCTCCAACTTAAGCTTCATTGATTCCTCTACTTTTTCATGTAATGACTCAAGTAAAGTCTTTTTCTCCTTTGTTAACACCTCGATGGTAAACTTACAATTTTCAAGTTCTTCATCTACCAACCTCAGTGCTACCATTTCATTTTCAAGGCCATTGTTTTTAGAAGTCAGTTGTTGCAGTTCATCCTCCACATGATCGAGAACAAACAGAAATTCTTTATACTGCTGGGTAAATTTATCTTCAGCTTCACTGCTGTTGATATTTTTAGAAACAGTCTCAATTGCAACGTGAAAAGTATGCACCAGTTCACTGGCCTTATCCAATCTGTTGACCATATCTTGTTTTGTGCGTTCAAAACTCTCTTTCATGATCAGATTATCTGATGCTACTCTGCTTAAGGACTTTTGAGCCGTATCTCTTTCTTTCATCAAATGTCCGTTCTCATTCATGAGTTGGAGAACTTTCTGGCATACATCAAGATGGagattttcaaatttcaaaaccaAGCCTGCTAAGCTGTTGGGCTCTAAGTCATCATAAACAGATTCACTTAAGGAAGAGATATTGTTAGAGCTTTTGTTATGAGAAGCCAACAAGTTACTCAACTTATCACAAGCAAAACCAACAGTTTTATGCAGATCTCCCTTCATTGAAACCAGGTCGTCAAATTCAGCTCTTAGAGCTTTCAGTTCTTCGTGCAAAGATGCATTCTCATTACGAAGATTTTTGCTTTCAATGCTTTCCTCAATCATTGAATTCTCTAGCTCTAACTTCTTCAAAAGACAGGTTTGGTACTTTTCCTCAAAACTTCTATATTCCGTCACCAAGGCCTCACATTCAGTTATTTTCTTGGAAAGAAAGGAATTTTCACGAGTaacatttaataaattttcttCTAAAATTTCAGTTTTCAATCCCATTTCATTATATTTTGAAACCATTGCAGTCTTATATTCATTTAGAGATCGGATTTCTTCCAAAGAAGCTTGCAGTTCAAGAAACAATAATTCCTTCGACTTGGTTGATAGTTCCATCTGCTGACTAATCTCATCTATTCTCTCTTTCATAAGTTTGAAACCAGTATTTGCTTCAATCAAAGTTTCTTGGAGCGTCTTTGAAAATACATCCAGGTATATGTTAACCAAATGCACTTCAAAGACTTCATCTTCAACCTTTTGATACAACCCTTCCTGCAAGTAGAGAGACCTTTTTAAGTCCTCAGAGATAATGCCTCCACTAAAATGATATTTCTTTACCCCTGCATCATGGTTCTGACTCTGCAAGAGTTTGCAATTAGAAAATTCCTCCGGTTCAACTTCCGGCTTCCAACCTATTTCACAGGATTCCTGTCCGCTTGGATGTGAAGAACCAGTAAGTGCATTTTTTATGAGGTTTTCATTAGTCTCAAACACGGACGTGAGCTGAACAGATAGTAGATCAAGGTCCTTTTGTAGCTGGTTCACTGCAATTGAGTAATTTAAGCGTGCCCTTTTGAGAGCTGTCTCAGCACTAGAAGCTCTTCTCTCAAGCTCCTTATTGATGGAATCCAAACTCTTCTTCTCTTCGGCAAAGTTCATTAAACGGTTATTCATTTCGTGATGCAGTGCTTCTATCTCATCCTTAGAAGCCGTGATAGTATATATACATGTTGCATGCTCATTTCTGAGATTCTGCAGCTCTCCAATCATCTGTCTCTGATTTTCCTCAAGTTCATGAATAAAAGCTTCATAGTAGCATTCCATCTGGTCCATTTTCTGTGCAAGGCTCTCCTGTTTTGCTTTTGACTCGTCCAGCTCCCTCAGAAGTTCAaaaatttttcctttcattGAGCTGATTGCATCAATAGAATTGGGTTCGTAGGACACCAGACCTGGTATAAGACAATGAAGCATGCTATCAGTATGGTAAATGTCTGAATCGAACCCAGTTCCTGATGTCAATATCTCACTCGTTGAGGAGTTCAATTTTCTGATCTCATTTTGGTTCACTTTGGCACAGGAAATTTCTTGTTCCATTCGTTCTCTGAAATCTTGTACATAGCAGAGCAATGCCTCCAAGTCAGCTAGAAGAAACCGAACATCTCTGTCTTGACATCCAAAGTGAGCCTTGTTTAGTAGATCTCTAATCTTTTCCTCCATTGTTAAAAGCCCCTTTAAACATTGAGGCTCGAGCTTTTGGCATATGTTATCCCGGTCAGTCTCTATGATTTCTTTTCTAGATTCTGATAGACTTGATTGCAGATTCTTTAATCTTTCAAGCTCGTCTTTCAGGTTTAAGCACTCAGATTTCAATACTGAAACTTCTTCTGTCAGTTCTTTACCTGAAGTAGTCTCAGTAGCAAGCTGCCAAGCAATTTTCTGTGTTTCGATACCCATCTCATTGACATGATTTTGCAAAGAACTTACTTCTAGCCTCAACTCAACAATCGAGGACTCAGCTACTTCCAAGCTTTCCCTAAGTCTATTGTTTTCTTTATATGCAGTAGTCAGTTCCCCATCAGCAGCAAAGTCAGAACCCCAGTTATGAGCCCAATTGTTGGACCCCTGCACTGAATATTGATGATCACCCTGGTCTCCTTTCTCTGATCCAGGACTTTGGCCAATGGAAAGTCCACCTAGATCACCAGATACTGTGCTCTTTATGCTGTCAATTTCATGCACATCATGTTTTTCTGCATATAAGCTTTCTGAAGTATTGGAAGAGACATCAAAGCCGGCTGCTGAATCTGCATACTCTTCTTTTCGACCACCCTCATCTTCGAGTAAAGGGAGCTCGTTGTATACTTCTTTGGATCTAATTCTTGCATTGACCTGTTTCACCCGAGGTAGAAGTGGGATGGGAGGCAGGAGAGAAAAGTTTTTTGTAAGTAGCAGAACAATGTCATTGAAATCTGAAATATACATAAAGGGCAACCCCAAGCTTAACTATTACATTAAGATTTACTAGTTCGCTTAAATGGAGGAgcttatataattatataaagaGGGGACCGAGTATGGGAGAAGTTCTTTGGCTTACCCAAACTTATTCCTTTATGCAACTTCGTCTTTTAATAGTAACGTAGAAGCAACAAACTAATAAGTTTCAAAGAAACTTTCATTCAAGTGTTTCACCACCTTAATATATTTGATCTAGTTGTGGATAGCTTTCTCACCATAACATTGTGACGCTATTCTAGTAATATAATCTCCTTTTTACATGTTCTGGAAGATGAGCATTCCCGTGTTCTATAGTATTTAGGTAATTTTGAGCATTAATGCTGTAACTGATTTCTAACCTGGCCATCTCTTTATTAAGTTTATTAAGGGTTGTATTTCCTTCATTCTTCATTTCCTCAGTTAGGGTTGTTTTTTCCTATCAGGCGATTTAACATTATAAGGATTTCCTTCGAAATTCTCCAGGTAcaaatgtttttataatttagccCCAGAAGATAATAAGTAGAGAAAACCAAAGGCCATGAGTGTATATTCCAAAACAACTTAATCGAGTAAACAAATAATAAGAAAACCTTATTTGAGTGAATATTCATCGAATCCTTAGATGGTGACATTTTTTCACTCGGAGATTCTCCATGACTATTTTGATCTGAGAATGTCTGCAGCCCCCTCTCCCTGAGCTCCCTTTGCTGCTCAAACTCCCTAAAAAACGACAAACAAATGTTAACAGGATGTAGGACAGATTATGAAAGTTTCATTTTAAAACGTACCTGAAACCAGTTTTAGAAGTAAGCAGCTGTACAGTAACCTGCCATTGAAAATGATTGAGCAACATGTTACAGTTGAATTATAAATTAGGCCAATGAAAATATGAAAACAAATGAAAGTGATAGAATCAATATTGATGAGAGATTTGAGCCCTATGTTAGGAATGTCGAGCCTTTCCAAATTCTTACATGTAAAATAGTTCCAGATTCACATCCATTAAGAGGCAACGCAACACCTGAAGGCTTCAATGCATCAGCATGGTCAGCCAGATTGACGTAAGCTTCTCCGAGGATGCTTGAACGAGATGAGCCCTAGAAATGTAAGGATTtggtcaaaaaaaaaaaaaagttaaggcAATTCTCCAGAGTGCCAGAGAAGTTCAAAAACAAattgagaaaagagaaaatgataaTGAGTTGATAGGATTACTACCATGGCCACCACAAGTTTATAGAGCTTATCATCATATTTCTTTGTTCTAGTGTCTTGAAGAAGTCTAGCTGTTTCATAGATAGGATCAGCCCATTTACAAGCTCCATTTCTCACATTCGCTTTAGTTGTCTTTGCTGTTGCCTTCCCAGAATCAGCAGGAATAAAAGATATAAACAGTTTGTCCCATCCAAATTGTGGAATCTAGATCAAGAAGAAGATAACAAGATTCAATCATTGTATTTTTCGTAGGCAGTTTATCACATTAACATAAAGTGGCATACCGTATTACTAGCAAGTCAGCTGAAAATAGataaggaagaaagaaaaacaagtaCAGAATATTTCAAAATGTAAGAGTCATACATGAAATgcggctttttttttttttaacaataaactAACTAGTAGCTATGCAGGCATTAAAACTGAAAAATGCAATGAACTTCAGCGATCCATTTTCTTAATAAATACCCAGATCTCTACCATTAGAGTCTGAATAAAAGATTAGTGACAAGGTTCAGACTTGGGAAGAAATCCAAGTTCCTTATCCACCCTAGATTGACTTTTGAGACAACATATTCATCCAAATATGAGAGACAGCACGACAAAAACAAATGGATACGAACACAACAAAGACTAAATAAGTATAACGAGGTATACATATAACTGCCATGGTAATATCATTGAGCCAATCACCACATGCCTGAGAAATATgttctcttttgttttttccaaatttaaaatataacacAAATTTTCTTGGCATACCCACTCTACGCATGATTGGCATCGCTAATTGAAAATccaatattttatattttatatattttgtctACACGAGAAATATGTTCGGTCTTTGTTGCAGTCATGACATGAAAACAATAATGCACTGGAGCCATGTTCTCAAACACAAGACACCTAGAGGCTAGAAAGAACacagaaaggaaagaaaagtaaATATGGAGAGTGTCTGCTGATGAAATAAGTTGACTTACATGCGTGGCATGAAATTGAAGCCTGAAGACCACCTTTACTTTTGTCTTCTCAAGCTTCCACTTAGCAATCCTTGACATTTCTATGCAATATCGCAATCATCCACTGCACAAGATTCCATTTCACAAGCTTAGTTTTGTTGTTTCTACATTAGttgataaattatatataatttttttcatttctgaaaaaattgaataaagCTAATTCTATTTGTTTAGTAGAAGAATAGTTTTCGGGGAACTGGTGAGGAAAGTGATATCATTGATCTCTTCAAAAGAAACCTTCTGGAATTGACATAATAAATGAGGAAGACTCAATGTCTGGAAGAGGCTTGAATCATCATCACTTTCAAGAAGCAATACTTAACAATGCAAAAATGGGGAAGGAAAGTGACAATTGAAACTTCAACAAGAAGGCAGAAGCAAAACAACTCATAGGATAACTTGCCAAAAGCCTAAGGAAGTATAAAATAATGCACGCATAACATATAGTTTTTCCATTACCACTTACAAATCGAGGAGATGGTCAGATTATATTATAAAGCTTAAGCAGTTGAGCAAAAAAAGCAGCAGGTAAAAGTGAAATCTCATAGAGTTCATTGATACAACTTAGGTAATGAATTCAAACTTAGACTCTTCCTTTGACTAAAATAACATGGCAACCTTTAAATATAACTAGGAGAGGATAGGAAATCCCTTTTCTTCGcaaagaaaatagagaaaagaTAGAGAGAATACAGCATGAAGTAGTATGTGCTTGCATTTGGTAATCTAACTAAGCAATATAAAAACAACCGACCTGGAAGAACATTAAAGTCATAAAGTGCATTCAGCGAGAGATTAAGTCAATCCAGATGACACATGAGAAATTAGATAATGCTGAATAATCCCAATGCACATAATTCAGACTAACGAATCCatacttatttgattaaaattaagttatcCCAATATAAAAACAACAGACCTAGCTAGTGCTAACGAGTTCATACTTATTTGATGAATATTATCATTACCAACAATCCCAATGCACATAATCAAATTCTTCGGTGAACAATTGCAGCAGGCCAACTAGATAACTAAACTGGAAATTCAAATTCACAGTCACGAACGGTTTGTAGATCACACCGAAAGGTCAAACCAAAAGCATTGAGAAAATCAGCGAAAGAAATTAAATGACAACTGAACGTTATTAGGTTAGGGAGAAACTAGCACACAAAAAACAGAACATACAAACTTAAAGAATACTGAAGATTCAGCTCAAGCATCTTGAACCCAGATTACAAGTTGTTTCTGAAACAATAATGTTCACTCTCGACTCAATTGCTCTCCCGATGGACTTGAGTTCAATGCTTTGTTGAAGGTTTGGACCGTTAATCAGGAAATTAAAaggggaaaagaagaagaacaaaaCGTCATAAGAGAAAGGGGAGGAAGAGAAGAGAAAGATTATAGAAACAGATGACAATTCTAAAACATACCTTCTTGGAGGAGATACAAAGTTGTCAGAAACCCAAAATATTATTAACAAAATTGAGAACACCCAGCAGAAACCCCCGGATCCGGGCAGTGGAAACATGAATGAGCTAAACCAAATTCACCCTCGGAAACAGACAAAGTCGTGATTTAGAAAATTGCCCCATTCAAAGAAATGCCGCTCGTGCACTGAAACCCAGAACAAGAAGACTGACAAGAACAGAGGGCGAAACAGAATCTCAAACCATCTGTCCAACCAaatctggaaaaaaaaaaggaaaaaaaacagaggaaaaaaaaaaggaaaatgcaCTGTAAGTAATGAGAGAGTTTAAATTGAAGAGAAGCTAAAGAAAACACTTGCATTTCTCTTGAACAAGACGTCATATGAAAACCCACCAGAAGAAGGAGTAGACCCAGAAGCCAAAAAATTCCAAAACAAATTATTAGAAAATTACAGAGTGGAGAAAACGCCAAATGCAGGAAGGTGAAACAGAACAAGGATATCACCATGGCAGTAAAAGTTAAAAGGAATGAGATTAAGAAGTGATTAATTAAAGATTATTAGCACATTtggaaatttgaaattaattgggGTTAGTGAGAAAATGTAGATGGGTACCTCGAGTAAGCTGCGGATCTGCAGGTGCTTGGGttggaagaaagaagagaaagagggaATCTTAAGTGAAAAGTCCGGCagagaagaaagggaaaatGAAGAAGGTTGAAAGAAAATGGGGCGTCAGTATTTGGTAGGAGAAGGAAAATGGAGAAAGGGAGGGAGATGGCTCCGGCGACGGCGGTGGTGGCGTAGATGAGCagtaaaaagaaagtaaaaaaagaatGGGTTTAGAAGAAATTAATAAGGTGAGATGGAGCTGAGATTTTAGCTCACAAATCAACTTCAGGAACCCGCCAAAAGCTTGTGATTGCCTGTCCTCCAATTAGttatttctcttcttcttaatccatttccttcttttttttttttttaattttatattacgGATATACCCTCCTATTTTCAATCTATTCTTCCTTTTGCCCTTTATTTTTTAACTCATTCTAATATTCACCCCTCAATGAATTCCCTAACATTGcctatttttctctctctcattttacgttttcttcttcttttttctttttctttttctttccctgCCCAAACAAAACCCCTccacaaaataataataataataataatctatatCTACCCTATATAAAAACATGGAtgagaataattttttttttctttcaattctatcctttttttttttaatcactaATTTCCTACTTTGGTTTCATTTTCATTGtaatttacttttaaatttgaacttaattataataaatatttggatattaattattttaacttattaTGTCACTTAAATTTATCTAAAACCATTCACTTCCTCATCTCCATCTATTCACATTCCCTTctttcatattaattattttatatctctttcaacctttcaaattcttttttctttttaaatctttggatataaatatttcattctttttcttttctattcatATTCACAAGTcaccacaaaaaaaaattaaggttgtcttctaattattttttttttatttttactttgttctctttttttatatattcctTCGTTTATAAGTTTATTTGTAGTACACAATACAAGTAGGAGAGACTCGAACCACCAACTTCATAGTTGATACTTACAATTATGAAGTTTAAACAATGAATTGTGTAAATCATGCAATCTTGAGAATTTTTTTATAATGGAACCATGGGAATCTTGGACATTGTAAAATTATGAACTTTTGCCTCATGTTTTTAATCAAGTCAATGTGATGTTCAAAATTTCAATCCATTTAAACATTCGATATGTAATtgatacatataaaaaaaaccTACTAATCGATCTAAAGTTTGATTGAATATATTGTTTCATAGTCATACTATCAAATTCTTTATATCTTTTGGCTCATTCGATTTATACACACATGTATAACAAGTCTTGATCAGTAAGAGGTCTCTAAAAAATGAAGTTGAAAAACGTATTTCCAAAAATCATCGGTAAATAAATATAGCTCTATAACATTTGTATAATTAattactctttttttatttagttaaataaaatgaataattaaCGTACATACTACCAACCAGTAATAATAAAAGGTTTCAAACCTTGTTATGTTAGGTTTAACTTTAAAATGCAAGTATCCGATAACTGATAGTATTGTATTCATCTTGTATTTGTATTTGTACATGCCATGccatatatgaaaaaaaaaaatgctaaattacaattttggttcaatattttttatatttatttaattttagttgtAGAATATAAATAACTATATTTTTGATAAACTTTAAAAAGTGCCGCTGCTTGTCTGtttaaatattgttatttattaacatttttattataAACTTAAAAATCTGCAGTTTGTTGTCAATGATTGGGTATGAAATTGGTCATTATACAACCTTTTTTTCTCAtttcacaaaaataatttttttaataaaatatttgttaattttatttttatatattagaAAGATAGGAAGCATATGAGATTGATTTATTAAATAAacctttttttcctttgaaattACATCtgccttattttattttatttttttttcatgaaaattaatattatttaattaattttgataaaatttaacTTTGAGAATAAGTTTCAAATCTATTAAAAGCAGGTAGAATGTCTAAATTTAAAAAggacaaaaatataattaagaaaaaaaagaatatataatcACTTTATGCATGTAACAAAGTCAAACAATGGAACATGCAAGTAGTCTATTTTATCAGGATTAAAATGAATTCATTCAATAATATAAatggatttatttatttatttatttatttatttatgtttttaaatttaaaaacaaattatagGTTACTTTGAAGGCATGGGCAACCGTTCACTGTTTTGCATTGCTATTTTACGGAAAAACGACCCTTTTGGTGCATTAATAATTTCGTCCATTTATAGTATGTAACAATGTAAATTCCTCTTTTCGTCGGAGGCCTAAGTAAAACATCATTTGTAACCTTTAAATGAATTTCCTACcttggaaaaaacaaaggaagtTAAAAATAGGAACATTACTTATTTTatattctattttgttttaactttttaatattattattgtttatttacattttgattcctatatatttaaacttcaacttttttttataaaaaaaatataacaaagcgaccaaatatttatactgtatagaacaatttcaaaaacagaaaaaactcaacccataatagaaaatacaaaaaatgtctcatcaaccTCACGGTAAACAATGCACGTAATAtaatatttggtatacgatcgtttagatttagctctTGTATGCTatacgatcctttagatttggtcgtttagatgtGGATAgccttttcaattttatcgttaatttggttacaatattgtttaatttggttatacgatcatttagatttgttagATTTGTTATACGATAGTTTAggtttgggtagccaaatctaaacgatttttttttcaaatttttgtgaacgatcatttagattcaactaaacgattttttttaagattcttttggtacatgatcgtttagatttgtttacaaaatcgtttattttttcaagattttggtacacaatcgtttgtttttttttacacgatcgttatctaaacaattttttccaAGATTCCTTACAGACAAATCCTTCATAGACGATCATTTAGATGTGACTATTTTTTgcacacgattgtttagatttgatttggTTACTCGAATCTAAACCATCTAAAccatg containing:
- the LOC103499300 gene encoding uncharacterized protein LOC103499300 — protein: MSRIAKWKLEKTKVKVVFRLQFHATHIPQFGWDKLFISFIPADSGKATAKTTKANVRNGACKWADPIYETARLLQDTRTKKYDDKLYKLVVAMGSSRSSILGEAYVNLADHADALKPSGVALPLNGCESGTILHVTVQLLTSKTGFREFEQQRELRERGLQTFSDQNSHGESPSEKMSPSKDSMNIHSNKVNARIRSKEVYNELPLLEDEGGRKEEYADSAAGFDVSSNTSESLYAEKHDVHEIDSIKSTVSGDLGGLSIGQSPGSEKGDQGDHQYSVQGSNNWAHNWGSDFAADGELTTAYKENNRLRESLEVAESSIVELRLEVSSLQNHVNEMGIETQKIAWQLATETTSGKELTEEVSVLKSECLNLKDELERLKNLQSSLSESRKEIIETDRDNICQKLEPQCLKGLLTMEEKIRDLLNKAHFGCQDRDVRFLLADLEALLCYVQDFRERMEQEISCAKVNQNEIRKLNSSTSEILTSGTGFDSDIYHTDSMLHCLIPGLVSYEPNSIDAISSMKGKIFELLRELDESKAKQESLAQKMDQMECYYEAFIHELEENQRQMIGELQNLRNEHATCIYTITASKDEIEALHHEMNNRLMNFAEEKKSLDSINKELERRASSAETALKRARLNYSIAVNQLQKDLDLLSVQLTSVFETNENLIKNALTGSSHPSGQESCEIGWKPEVEPEEFSNCKLLQSQNHDAGVKKYHFSGGIISEDLKRSLYLQEGLYQKVEDEVFEVHLVNIYLDVFSKTLQETLIEANTGFKLMKERIDEISQQMELSTKSKELLFLELQASLEEIRSLNEYKTAMVSKYNEMGLKTEILEENLLNVTRENSFLSKKITECEALVTEYRSFEEKYQTCLLKKLELENSMIEESIESKNLRNENASLHEELKALRAEFDDLVSMKGDLHKTVGFACDKLSNLLASHNKSSNNISSLSESVYDDLEPNSLAGLVLKFENLHLDVCQKVLQLMNENGHLMKERDTAQKSLSRVASDNLIMKESFERTKQDMVNRLDKASELVHTFHVAIETVSKNINSSEAEDKFTQQYKEFLFVLDHVEDELQQLTSKNNGLENEMVALRLVDEELENCKFTIEVLTKEKKTLLESLHEKVEESMKLKLELDCSKDKCQSLSDELIIEKSSRDSLEKIIKDLDAQINEKSYKLLDFEQMKAEVGSLKQLVLELESEKSRVDKDLLQSVELLKHLDQENSSLVCLESQLCEMHEFSIAADISLVFTRSQYDDQLEILVQQFMLSERDLIAVQEKYVNVETALNHCMVSEAHQAEESARLLMNLNSLKVELEAFASENKMLLEANEKLTNQSEELQNRTKLLEVAADADRSHHAKEHEKLGKMLKTCETEIDDLLLCKEELEVSLLVVRSKLDEQHAHVISLQGISDEMVILQNKCNDLTQRLSEQILKTEEFKNLSIHLKDLKDKAEAECLQLREKKENEGPSNAMQESLRIAFIKEQYETKLQELKHQLSVSKKHSEEMLWKLQDAINEVENRKKSEVTHIKRNEELGMKIVEVEGNLNAALAEKREIMKAYDLVKAEKECSSISLECCKEEKQELEALLKKCNDDKLKFSMELNLMKDFLESYKSQTSMQKEGSDGKCTEDHTSKSSDKDNTAPCEEVECTISISTDATNNSHAFLNGQGQPEQDVLMSRSLNGLQDISPGNQEDLLHDETKHLALVNDNFRAQSLKFSMDHLNEELERLKNENSLAHDDHHPESDFPGLEHQLMQLHKVNEELGNIFPLFKEFSSSGNALERVLALEIKLAEALRSKKKPSMHFQSSFLKQHSDEEAIFRSFSDINELIKDMLDLKGKYTTVETELREMHDRYSKLSLQFAEVEGERQKLMMTVKNVRASKKLLNANNRPSWSYRGEHSPS